The segment GTGTGCCAGATCCGCCCTGCCCTGCCCGCCTGGCCTGAGCCGATGCGGCTCAGCCCTGGCGCAGGGCCTGGCGCAGCTGGGCGCCGATCTCGGGCCGCTCGCTGAAGGGATCGCTGGGGTTGCGGGCCTGCACCACATCTTCCAACCGGGTCTGCACCCCGCCCAGGGCCTGGGGGTGGCTGAAGATGTAGAAGCGTCGCTGCTCCAGGGCCTCGAAGACCAGGGCCGCCACATCGGCCGCGCTGACCTTGCCGGAGGACACGGCCTTGTCGATCTGGGCCTGGGAGATCAGCTGGCTGCGCGAGGGCCGGCCGCCGGGCAGGTCCTCCGGCCGGTTGCGGTGGCTCTGCGAGATGCCGGTGGGCACGAAGTAAGGACACAGCACCGAGCAGTGGACCTGCTCGCTGACCAGGGCCAGGTCTTGATACAGGGTCTCGCTGAGCGAGACCACCGCATGCTTGCTCACGTTGTACACGCCCATATTGGGCGGGTTGAGCAGGCCGGCCATGGAGGCGGTGTTGACGATATGACCCTCCCACTGCGGATCGGCCTGGGCCGCGGCCAGCATCATGGGGGTGAAGAGGCGCACGCCATGCACCACGCCCATCAGATTGACGCCCAGCACCCATTCCCAGTCGGCCAGGGTGTTTTCCCAGATCAGGCCGCCCGAGCCCACGCCGGCATTGTTGAAGACGAAGTGAGGGGCGCCAAAGCGCTGCTGCACCTCGGCGGCCAGGGCTTCCATGGGGCCGGCCTTGGCCACGTCCACCTGGCGTGCCAGCACGGGCACACGGCCCTCGAACTCGGCAGCGGCGCGCGCCAGCGCATCCGCCTGCACATCGCAGAGCACCAGCTGCATGCCGCGGCCCGCGGCCAGGCGTGCCACCTCCAGGCCGAAGCCCGAACCGGCACCGGTGATCACGGCCGTGCGGCCCTGGAACTGTTTCATGCGCTGGGTCCTTGAGAGCGGGGTTCATCGCGCCGCAGCTGATAGCCGATGCGCGGGAAATGCACATGCACCAGGCCGGCCCGCGCATCCTCGCGAGCCAGGCTGACGCGGCGAAGGTCCAGGCCCACCAGGCG is part of the Shinella sp. XGS7 genome and harbors:
- a CDS encoding SDR family oxidoreductase codes for the protein MKQFQGRTAVITGAGSGFGLEVARLAAGRGMQLVLCDVQADALARAAAEFEGRVPVLARQVDVAKAGPMEALAAEVQQRFGAPHFVFNNAGVGSGGLIWENTLADWEWVLGVNLMGVVHGVRLFTPMMLAAAQADPQWEGHIVNTASMAGLLNPPNMGVYNVSKHAVVSLSETLYQDLALVSEQVHCSVLCPYFVPTGISQSHRNRPEDLPGGRPSRSQLISQAQIDKAVSSGKVSAADVAALVFEALEQRRFYIFSHPQALGGVQTRLEDVVQARNPSDPFSERPEIGAQLRQALRQG